One genomic window of Helicobacter canis includes the following:
- a CDS encoding thiamine phosphate synthase produces the protein MRYNKAGKEIIAITDSRICKGDLLERIELLAQSGVKAIILREKQLEASAYRALAKQALAICARAGAACILHSFIEVARELGVSALHCQSSQIAHLPRLRREFATLGVSVHSVEEYKAAREWVDYVIIGHIFASSCKVGVEARGLKLLESIIAIAKDSVLGSHSGDFKDFRGTADLLSSSPLKSLKSTASTTATPRILEEKQAECEKVDSRKKAENVDKLPNDQAEVVFDKKAAGGRIFDEKAGLCSGEQGDKTCGLSTQRATNSPLFRKKPTPKQSPALQGLYAIGGITLETLPALANMPISGVCMRQALMQAPNPKAYIKNAITLGKSAYILHKM, from the coding sequence ATGCGCTACAACAAAGCGGGCAAAGAGATCATCGCCATAACAGATTCTAGGATTTGTAAGGGCGATTTGCTAGAGCGCATAGAGCTGCTAGCTCAAAGTGGGGTAAAAGCCATTATCCTGCGAGAGAAGCAGCTGGAAGCTAGCGCGTATCGCGCTTTAGCAAAGCAAGCCCTAGCGATATGCGCTAGGGCAGGGGCGGCGTGTATTTTGCACTCTTTTATTGAAGTAGCTAGAGAGCTTGGCGTGAGTGCTCTGCACTGCCAAAGCTCACAGATCGCGCATTTGCCGCGCTTGCGGCGGGAGTTTGCCACGCTTGGAGTCTCTGTGCATAGTGTGGAGGAGTATAAGGCTGCTAGGGAATGGGTAGATTATGTCATCATCGGGCATATTTTTGCTAGCTCGTGTAAGGTGGGAGTGGAGGCAAGGGGGCTAAAGCTACTAGAATCTATCATCGCTATTGCTAAGGATTCGGTCTTGGGTAGTCATAGCGGCGATTTTAAGGATTTTAGAGGAACCGCAGACCTCTTGTCTAGCTCCCCCCTAAAATCCTTAAAAAGCACCGCTAGCACCACCGCAACTCCTAGAATCCTAGAAGAAAAACAAGCCGAGTGTGAAAAAGTGGATTCTAGGAAAAAAGCTGAAAATGTAGATAAATTGCCAAACGACCAGGCTGAAGTCGTGTTTGATAAAAAAGCCGCAGGCGGAAGGATTTTTGATGAAAAAGCGGGGTTGTGCAGTGGCGAGCAAGGAGATAAGACTTGCGGTCTATCGACACAGCGAGCCACAAACTCCCCGCTTTTTCGCAAAAAGCCAACGCCAAAACAAAGTCCTGCGCTACAAGGACTCTATGCTATCGGCGGTATCACGCTAGAAACCCTGCCAGCTTTAGCAAATATGCCAATCTCTGGGGTATGTATGCGCCAAGCCCTTATGCAAGCCCCAAATCCAAAGGCTTATATCAAAAATGCCATAACTTTAGGCAAATCTGCCTATATTTTACATAAAATGTAA
- the thiH gene encoding 2-iminoacetate synthase ThiH, with the protein MRRDCMTYLPFMEQLDSDMLECVLEQVARYDERSFSADDVKRALQATSLKIEHLQALLSPAAEEFIEELAIKSASIKRKYFGSNIALFTPLYLSNHCSSKCVYCGFQKGNPIARAKLSEREIHQEMQAIAQSGLQEVLMLTGEGREYASVEYIARACAIAKEYFKVIGVEVYPMNTDEYALLHENGCEYVTIFQETYDPICYARIHTAGEKCVFPYRFYGQERALRAGFRGVGFGALLGIGDFRKDALATALHAHFLQARYPHAEIALSIPRLRPIINNRKISPKDVGEKRLLQVLCAYRLFLPYSSITISSRERKGLRDEFIKLGASKMSAGVSVGIGGKSFEQKGDEQFDIADSRGVGEIMTMLKQSALQPVLSDSIYVG; encoded by the coding sequence ATGCGGCGTGATTGTATGACATATCTGCCCTTTATGGAGCAGCTTGATAGCGATATGCTAGAGTGCGTGCTAGAGCAGGTGGCACGCTATGATGAGAGAAGCTTTAGCGCAGATGATGTGAAGCGCGCCTTGCAGGCTACAAGCCTAAAAATAGAGCATTTGCAAGCCCTGCTCTCTCCCGCAGCAGAAGAGTTTATAGAAGAGTTAGCGATAAAAAGTGCTAGCATAAAGCGCAAATATTTTGGCAGCAATATCGCTCTTTTTACGCCTTTGTATCTTAGCAATCACTGCTCGAGTAAGTGCGTGTATTGTGGATTCCAAAAGGGCAATCCAATCGCACGCGCCAAGCTTAGTGAGCGAGAAATCCACCAAGAAATGCAGGCAATCGCACAAAGTGGCTTGCAAGAAGTGCTTATGCTTACAGGAGAGGGCAGGGAGTATGCAAGCGTGGAGTATATCGCTAGGGCTTGTGCCATAGCAAAAGAGTATTTCAAAGTCATAGGCGTAGAAGTCTATCCAATGAATACCGATGAATACGCGCTTTTGCACGAAAATGGCTGTGAGTATGTAACGATTTTCCAAGAGACTTATGATCCTATATGCTACGCTAGAATCCACACTGCTGGGGAGAAATGCGTCTTCCCCTATCGATTTTATGGGCAAGAGAGAGCATTACGCGCTGGGTTTAGGGGGGTGGGATTTGGCGCGCTGCTAGGGATTGGGGACTTCCGCAAAGACGCGCTTGCTACTGCGCTGCACGCGCATTTTTTGCAAGCACGCTACCCCCACGCAGAAATCGCCCTATCAATCCCGCGACTACGCCCTATCATCAACAACCGCAAAATCTCCCCCAAAGATGTGGGCGAGAAGCGGCTGCTACAAGTGCTATGCGCGTATCGGCTCTTTTTGCCATACTCAAGTATCACTATTTCTAGTCGCGAGCGCAAGGGGCTAAGAGATGAGTTTATCAAGCTTGGGGCGAGCAAGATGAGTGCTGGGGTGTCTGTGGGCATTGGGGGAAAAAGCTTTGAGCAAAAGGGTGATGAGCAGTTTGATATAGCGGATTCTAGGGGGGTTGGTGAGATTATGACTATGCTTAAGCAAAGTGCCTTGCAGCCGGTATTAAGCGATAGTATTTATGTGGGCTAA
- a CDS encoding thiazole synthase produces the protein MKNDVLQLGSFHFTSRFILGSGKYSLELIDSAITQAKAEIITLALRRANPQGLENILDHIPKHITLLPNTSGARNAQEALRIARLAREICGAKLIKIEVIGDSKYLLPNNYETTKAVELLANDGFTPLPYMSADLYAARDMCNAGAAAIMPLAAPIGSNKGLCAKEFIQILLDEIALPIIVDAGLGSPAQACEAMQMGAAAVMVNTAIAESSHIPQMARAFALAVEAGRAAYLAGLAPISAPKPSSPTTDSLGFLRD, from the coding sequence ATGAAAAATGATGTCTTGCAGCTAGGCAGCTTCCACTTCACCAGCCGCTTTATCCTAGGCTCTGGGAAATACTCCTTAGAGCTTATAGACTCCGCTATCACGCAGGCAAAGGCAGAGATCATCACACTCGCCCTGCGCCGCGCCAACCCACAAGGGCTAGAAAATATCCTAGATCATATCCCCAAGCATATCACCCTGCTGCCCAACACTTCTGGGGCGAGAAACGCACAAGAAGCCCTGCGTATCGCGCGGCTTGCTAGGGAGATCTGTGGGGCAAAACTTATCAAAATCGAAGTGATTGGGGATAGCAAATATCTCTTGCCAAATAATTATGAAACCACAAAAGCTGTGGAGCTGCTAGCAAATGATGGCTTCACGCCACTGCCTTATATGTCAGCTGATCTCTACGCCGCACGCGATATGTGCAATGCCGGGGCAGCGGCGATTATGCCTCTAGCTGCGCCCATTGGGAGCAATAAGGGGCTATGTGCCAAAGAGTTTATCCAAATCCTGCTTGATGAAATCGCCCTGCCCATTATTGTTGATGCAGGGCTTGGCTCGCCAGCCCAAGCGTGCGAAGCTATGCAAATGGGCGCAGCAGCAGTTATGGTAAATACCGCCATAGCAGAATCTAGCCATATCCCGCAGATGGCGCGGGCATTTGCCTTAGCTGTGGAGGCTGGCAGGGCTGCCTATCTCGCAGGGCTAGCTCCCATAAGCGCACCCAAGCCTAGCTCGCCCACGACTGATTCTTTGGGCTTTTTGCGCGATTAG
- the pbpC gene encoding penicillin-binding protein 1C, with amino-acid sequence MPKPHKIPAKRLRLWSVVGLCVAFVGVLWILSDTSTLSFEQESLVSFDRDDELLSFFVNEQDNFKISINTDKTPLPELVRNLVILYEDKRFYEHYGVDLLALARTIWGNLIYHKRHGASTITMQVAKLGSRDKRTLWNKFTQTLQALRLESSTSKQEILRLYLDNTPYGSNIVGIKSAALLYFHRQLESLTPAQAALLAVLPNTPNLLFTNPQKLLQKRDMLLKRALDSRLISEMDYKLALLEPAPTLQKSNSIAPHLTRHLAKHSSQRVLRTTLSKPLQLHLESMLKDYAQITQDKGVANLSCLVIEAKSGDVLGYVGSQDFYDLAQLGQVDGVQAKRNVGSTLKPFLYALALDSGLIIPQTKLKDTNQFYGNFNPHNNSRQFYGQASALWALRNSLNAPFVALLQEYGVQEFFYFLRENAPFSDRDYAKYGLSLILGTKELSLYQLATLYLGLRRGGEFISPSLLKGSKAPNTKPSISLGSKSLESTFENNAQDYIKTQAATAARSTISQASAYLALQALLNLPINARSSVFAHKVAWKSGTSYGNVDSWAIGVSDEFIVAVWGGNFNAKSSVNLTGREIAGVAMFDIFELLGGNSMRAFGEWQRVGKWSSTPRFRQVRIDSDGYRTLEKNARLATMPYYAKPLRTKEQLDKDSSIIIYPTQDLRFSRLSHSDDGIVALVRSNELAYFFLNSEFIGTSHIGRLKISPKIGTNTLYVITQGGEHSSVRFRVLE; translated from the coding sequence ATGCCAAAGCCCCACAAAATCCCTGCAAAACGCTTAAGACTATGGAGTGTGGTGGGGCTTTGTGTGGCTTTTGTGGGTGTATTGTGGATACTTAGCGATACAAGCACGCTTAGCTTTGAGCAAGAGTCTTTAGTAAGCTTTGATAGAGATGATGAGCTACTAAGCTTTTTTGTCAATGAGCAAGATAATTTCAAAATCAGCATAAACACCGATAAAACTCCGCTGCCAGAGCTTGTGCGAAATCTCGTCATACTCTATGAAGATAAGCGGTTTTATGAGCACTATGGGGTAGATTTGCTAGCACTTGCTCGCACGATATGGGGCAATCTCATCTACCACAAACGCCACGGGGCTAGCACTATCACTATGCAAGTGGCAAAGCTTGGCAGCAGAGATAAGCGCACCTTGTGGAACAAATTCACCCAGACCCTCCAAGCCCTGCGCCTAGAATCTAGCACAAGCAAGCAAGAAATCTTGCGCCTCTATCTTGATAATACTCCCTATGGCAGCAATATTGTGGGCATAAAGAGTGCTGCCCTGCTCTACTTCCACCGCCAGCTAGAGAGTCTCACCCCAGCCCAAGCCGCCTTGCTCGCTGTGCTGCCAAACACGCCCAACCTGCTCTTCACCAATCCGCAAAAGCTCCTACAAAAGCGCGATATGCTGCTAAAAAGAGCGTTAGATTCTAGGCTAATTAGCGAGATGGACTACAAGCTAGCTCTACTAGAGCCAGCCCCCACTCTGCAAAAGTCAAACTCCATAGCCCCGCACTTAACGCGCCACCTAGCCAAACACTCAAGCCAAAGGGTCTTGCGCACCACGCTTAGCAAGCCACTCCAGCTACACCTAGAATCTATGCTTAAAGACTACGCCCAAATCACACAAGATAAAGGCGTGGCAAATCTCTCCTGCCTTGTGATAGAAGCAAAAAGTGGCGATGTCTTAGGCTATGTCGGCTCGCAGGATTTTTATGATCTAGCGCAGCTTGGGCAAGTTGATGGCGTGCAAGCAAAGCGCAATGTCGGCTCAACACTTAAACCATTTCTCTACGCACTAGCCCTAGACTCTGGGCTTATAATCCCCCAAACCAAGCTCAAAGATACCAATCAATTCTACGGGAATTTCAACCCCCACAACAATTCGCGCCAATTCTATGGGCAAGCAAGCGCGCTATGGGCACTGCGCAACTCGCTTAATGCGCCTTTTGTCGCACTGCTACAAGAGTATGGTGTGCAGGAGTTTTTCTACTTTTTGCGCGAAAATGCGCCCTTTAGCGACCGCGATTATGCGAAATATGGGCTTTCTCTAATACTTGGGACAAAGGAGCTTAGTCTCTACCAGCTTGCTACACTCTATCTAGGACTGCGCAGAGGCGGGGAGTTTATATCCCCTAGCTTGCTCAAAGGCTCAAAAGCCCCCAACACAAAGCCAAGTATAAGCCTAGGATCTAAAAGCCTAGAATCCACTTTTGAAAATAACGCACAAGACTACATTAAGACCCAAGCCGCCACCGCCGCCCGCTCTACTATCTCCCAAGCAAGCGCGTATTTAGCCCTACAAGCCCTGCTTAATCTGCCCATAAACGCTAGAAGCTCTGTTTTTGCGCATAAAGTAGCGTGGAAAAGCGGCACAAGCTATGGCAATGTCGATAGCTGGGCGATCGGGGTAAGTGATGAGTTTATCGTAGCGGTGTGGGGCGGGAATTTTAATGCAAAATCTAGTGTAAATCTCACAGGCAGGGAGATTGCCGGGGTGGCTATGTTTGATATTTTTGAGCTTTTAGGAGGCAATAGTATGCGTGCATTTGGAGAGTGGCAGCGTGTGGGCAAGTGGAGTAGCACGCCTAGATTCCGCCAAGTGCGTATCGATAGCGATGGCTATCGCACTTTGGAGAAAAATGCTAGGCTTGCTACTATGCCTTATTACGCCAAGCCCTTACGCACAAAAGAGCAGCTAGATAAAGATAGCTCTATCATCATCTACCCTACCCAAGATCTACGCTTCTCGCGCCTATCTCATAGCGATGATGGCATTGTGGCACTAGTGCGCAGCAATGAGCTAGCCTACTTTTTTCTAAACAGCGAGTTTATCGGCACTAGCCACATTGGGCGGCTAAAAATCTCGCCCAAAATTGGCACAAACACGCTCTATGTCATCACACAAGGCGGCGAGCACTCTAGCGTGCGATTTAGAGTCTTGGAATAA
- a CDS encoding alpha-2-macroglobulin, with protein sequence MPESSPTNTPNPSQKHLESIASILARKKPLIIALFCVLVALLLFAIFAPKSPTQAKEALQVRFGYPTFMAQDPNAQDSSVEVTLPLFTSIAMQDLALAEQIFIDSDPISPSQLTEQSPHEWELRFSAPKESKEYKIQVAKDFSKAITLDSSSKSAKVLGIQAYSRQKTLEIYLDKDLHLDSQKARNSVKVLNSAGRDMIDKVLAQGSKLIITGEFKPNATYSITYSHPIDEKDTSLSFPALQPELKFAQAGTMMSRDGDVKIGVLSTGVRKSTLSIYKIPDENLANALQYSSGQDSFGDKIFEQEISFDLSKDQTQSVLDLRELLKQDTQKGAYMLAFRTKSSDLVYPNKEGDDEWDEWAGDDEWVAYSQSPSKLLIISNIALIAEQDGEKINAYAFDSSSSEPLSSVKLSLFSSTHRLIDSATSDSKGFATLSTYKSSALGGKIIKDKDNEPSKDYALRPAYIIAESNNDKSYIPLRYDGRFYDGVDTSGAQSRKRKVFTYTDRGLANPGESIQLNALVRDERIQDAPILLTIINPRGQKVLKDKPIKPIGYGLYSYVFDTDATTLTGGYRAIWSIGSESFSRNFQVEHITPNKIRVDIDAPKHISSSKDVLNFYLESSYLTGAKSAGLAYRVNLQATPLQYKSKAYPSFDFTLPSTQSGYDKTLQGTLDESGKASFSLPLSDLASSQNLRIGIKAQVFEATGHPVINGTAVEYFGSGSVIGVGQIPHYVDLSQPLSLPIIVLDPLKDSPIANRAIRYKIYRNNRYWWFDYDVQERFNAKIKSDINTTLIKEGSITSAAKPIALEEDLRSLVEDYDSVFIELDDGVSAPKVVWLVADMYGDAAIKANPMQLPLELDKLEYEAGESAQLRFNSKGFHQALITLSYGDEIIKSELISIKEPKTTYTIPLLAQYAPNIHASVTLVAKDTPLDSSELESSTDKKRAAIKRSFGVITIPVQDPSLKLAPVINAPESIKPGSKLQIQIANPNKRKMAYTLAIVDGGILNIINFRTPDPMKLYTKINYGIMHYDNFDEFMERLFGIVHQSVLIGGDEEALTQAANFSKRRRENLIYFTSGLSDESGKASIEYQLPNYVGSARIMLVASEQGSVGSAESSVQIAQAANLYSNVPDEIKLNDTIIAPVEVIAQDGVALKSVEIESSGEVAIKKLESSMNDKRTRFMQYLAISPKKLGEAEVTITSKVQVDSSDPSKISQKQITQSNRYILHTTTPTPAQTQEELFSLQAKERKEFKPSAVYIPESLTRKLTISPTLLFSYQDKVEYLLSYIYGCIEQSISATMPLLLGFDGTRFESEESRKAKVQKSINRIVKFQHSSGGFGYWIDSKEDNAFGSDYAALFLTIAKAKGYEVPESSLKSYARYATRRVQAPSELDPLKTLPLFVLALAGTPNIAAMNQAYTQSFTQLSVREKLALAASYKLSGLDSISKEIRAKLPANLLEASHYRKNVDDFDRVFGSYYYYGSALSNQALSAYFLSIIDEKPHLALLNSLAKSLQDERWLGTQDIATSLLALSTLQDPASLESKKAQAKAVRFILNGKEHSITKPSTFKLGDGTESLQALDTLYVSLASTGVPSASPLALPASSQNLALQREFFKIDDNGVRVSIDPATLKKGDEFYIALKLSNLGAKPVRNLALTQIIPSGWEIQNTRITNDDEQGSKASPDRAFMQANNRASYMDIGRDRVSFFFDEWLDFGSGATTYNTHQVFIKCTATLAGEYILSQALAEAMYDSEFFAKTSALAVRVR encoded by the coding sequence ATGCCAGAATCTAGCCCCACAAATACCCCAAACCCTAGCCAGAAACACTTAGAATCCATAGCAAGTATTCTTGCGCGTAAAAAGCCGCTAATCATAGCTCTTTTTTGCGTGCTTGTAGCTCTTTTGCTATTTGCTATCTTTGCTCCTAAAAGCCCCACACAGGCTAAAGAAGCCTTGCAAGTGCGCTTTGGGTATCCTACCTTTATGGCACAAGATCCTAATGCGCAAGACTCTAGTGTAGAGGTTACTCTGCCACTTTTTACAAGCATCGCTATGCAAGATCTCGCACTAGCGGAGCAAATCTTCATAGATTCCGATCCTATATCGCCTTCACAGCTCACAGAGCAAAGCCCGCACGAGTGGGAGCTGCGCTTTAGCGCGCCCAAAGAGTCTAAAGAGTATAAAATCCAAGTGGCAAAGGACTTTAGCAAAGCAATCACTTTAGATTCTAGTAGCAAGAGTGCCAAAGTGCTTGGCATACAAGCATATAGCAGGCAAAAGACGCTAGAAATCTACCTTGACAAAGACTTGCACCTAGATTCACAAAAGGCGCGAAATAGTGTAAAAGTGCTAAATTCTGCTGGTAGAGATATGATTGATAAAGTGCTAGCACAAGGCAGCAAGCTTATCATCACCGGGGAGTTTAAGCCAAATGCCACTTATAGTATCACATATAGCCACCCAATCGATGAGAAAGACACAAGTCTAAGCTTCCCAGCTCTCCAGCCAGAGCTGAAGTTTGCCCAAGCAGGCACGATGATGAGCCGCGATGGTGATGTGAAAATCGGTGTGCTTAGCACAGGAGTGAGAAAAAGCACGCTTAGTATCTATAAAATCCCTGATGAAAACCTAGCCAATGCCCTGCAGTATTCGTCTGGGCAAGATTCTTTTGGTGATAAGATCTTTGAGCAAGAAATTAGCTTTGACCTTAGTAAAGATCAAACTCAAAGCGTGCTTGATCTAAGAGAGCTCCTAAAGCAAGATACACAAAAAGGCGCGTATATGCTAGCTTTTAGGACAAAAAGCAGCGATCTTGTGTATCCAAATAAAGAGGGCGATGATGAATGGGATGAATGGGCGGGAGATGATGAGTGGGTAGCATACTCCCAAAGCCCTAGCAAGCTGCTTATCATCTCAAATATCGCTTTAATCGCTGAGCAAGATGGAGAGAAGATCAATGCCTATGCCTTTGACTCTAGCTCTAGCGAGCCGCTCTCTAGTGTCAAGCTCTCTTTGTTTTCAAGCACGCATCGCTTGATAGATTCTGCCACGAGCGATTCTAAAGGCTTTGCCACACTTAGCACCTACAAATCAAGCGCACTAGGGGGCAAGATCATAAAAGATAAAGACAATGAGCCTTCAAAAGACTATGCCCTGCGCCCAGCCTATATCATCGCAGAATCTAATAATGATAAATCCTATATCCCCCTGCGCTATGATGGACGCTTTTATGATGGTGTGGATACAAGCGGTGCGCAGAGCAGGAAGCGCAAGGTTTTCACCTACACAGATAGGGGGCTGGCAAATCCGGGAGAGTCTATCCAGCTTAATGCCCTAGTGCGCGATGAGCGGATACAAGATGCGCCCATTTTGCTTACTATAATCAACCCGCGCGGACAAAAGGTGCTAAAAGATAAGCCTATAAAGCCCATAGGCTATGGACTTTATAGCTATGTGTTTGACACTGATGCTACTACCCTAACCGGCGGCTATCGCGCGATTTGGAGTATAGGGAGTGAGAGCTTTAGCAGGAATTTCCAAGTCGAGCACATCACGCCCAATAAAATCCGCGTAGATATTGATGCGCCAAAGCATATTAGCAGCAGCAAAGATGTGCTAAATTTCTATCTAGAGAGCAGCTACCTTACAGGCGCGAAGTCTGCAGGGCTAGCCTATCGGGTCAATCTCCAAGCCACGCCACTGCAATACAAATCAAAAGCCTACCCAAGCTTTGACTTCACACTGCCAAGCACACAATCTGGCTATGACAAAACCCTGCAAGGCACTTTAGATGAGAGTGGCAAAGCAAGCTTCTCACTCCCACTTAGTGATCTTGCTAGCTCACAGAATCTACGCATAGGGATTAAGGCGCAAGTGTTTGAAGCCACCGGACACCCTGTGATAAACGGCACGGCGGTGGAGTATTTTGGCTCTGGTAGTGTGATAGGTGTGGGGCAGATCCCGCACTATGTGGATCTAAGCCAGCCCCTGTCGCTGCCTATAATCGTGCTAGACCCGCTAAAAGATAGTCCCATAGCCAATAGAGCAATCCGCTATAAAATCTACCGCAACAATCGCTACTGGTGGTTTGACTATGATGTGCAAGAGCGATTTAATGCCAAAATCAAAAGCGATATAAACACCACACTTATTAAAGAAGGCAGCATTACTTCTGCTGCTAAGCCTATCGCGCTAGAAGAAGATCTACGCTCTTTGGTAGAAGACTATGACTCTGTGTTTATCGAGCTAGATGATGGAGTAAGTGCGCCTAAGGTCGTGTGGCTTGTGGCAGATATGTATGGCGATGCCGCCATTAAGGCAAATCCTATGCAGCTGCCTTTAGAGCTTGATAAGCTAGAGTATGAAGCAGGAGAGAGTGCGCAGCTACGCTTTAACTCCAAAGGCTTTCATCAAGCACTCATCACCCTAAGCTATGGCGATGAGATCATAAAAAGTGAGCTTATCTCAATCAAAGAGCCTAAGACCACCTACACAATCCCACTGCTAGCGCAATATGCCCCAAATATCCACGCAAGCGTAACCCTTGTGGCAAAAGATACGCCGCTGGATTCTAGTGAGCTAGAATCCAGCACGGATAAAAAGCGTGCTGCCATTAAACGAAGCTTTGGGGTGATCACTATCCCTGTGCAAGACCCTAGCCTTAAGCTTGCCCCAGTGATCAACGCACCAGAATCCATAAAGCCCGGCTCAAAGCTACAAATACAAATCGCCAATCCCAACAAGCGCAAAATGGCTTACACGCTTGCAATCGTTGATGGGGGGATCTTAAATATCATCAACTTCCGCACGCCAGATCCTATGAAGCTCTACACCAAGATTAACTACGGCATTATGCATTATGATAATTTTGATGAGTTTATGGAGCGACTCTTCGGCATAGTGCATCAAAGTGTGCTAATCGGCGGTGATGAAGAGGCTCTAACCCAAGCTGCTAACTTTAGCAAAAGGCGCAGAGAAAATCTCATCTACTTCACAAGTGGGCTAAGTGATGAGAGCGGCAAAGCAAGCATAGAATACCAGCTGCCAAACTATGTGGGCAGCGCGCGTATAATGCTTGTAGCAAGTGAGCAGGGCAGTGTAGGCAGCGCAGAATCTAGCGTCCAAATCGCCCAAGCTGCCAATCTCTACTCCAATGTCCCTGATGAAATTAAGCTTAATGACACCATTATCGCGCCTGTTGAGGTGATCGCCCAAGATGGCGTGGCACTGAAGAGTGTGGAGATAGAATCTAGCGGTGAAGTAGCAATCAAAAAGCTAGAATCTAGTATGAACGACAAGCGCACGCGCTTTATGCAATACCTTGCCATAAGCCCTAAAAAGCTAGGAGAAGCAGAAGTTACAATCACAAGCAAAGTGCAAGTAGATTCTAGCGACCCAAGCAAGATAAGCCAGAAGCAAATCACCCAAAGCAACCGCTATATCCTACACACCACCACCCCCACTCCAGCCCAGACACAAGAAGAGCTCTTTAGCTTGCAGGCAAAAGAGCGCAAGGAGTTTAAGCCAAGCGCAGTATATATTCCAGAATCTCTTACACGCAAGCTTACCATCTCGCCTACGCTGCTTTTCTCATATCAAGATAAGGTCGAGTATCTACTCTCATATATTTATGGCTGCATTGAGCAAAGTATCTCTGCGACTATGCCGCTACTGCTTGGCTTTGATGGCACGCGATTTGAGAGTGAAGAAAGCAGAAAAGCTAAGGTGCAAAAGTCCATAAACCGCATTGTCAAATTCCAGCATAGCAGCGGGGGCTTTGGGTATTGGATAGATTCTAAAGAGGACAATGCCTTTGGCAGTGATTATGCCGCGCTTTTCCTTACTATCGCAAAAGCTAAGGGCTATGAAGTGCCAGAATCTAGCCTAAAATCCTACGCGCGCTATGCCACAAGGCGCGTGCAAGCACCAAGCGAGCTCGATCCGCTTAAGACTTTGCCGCTCTTTGTCCTAGCTCTAGCTGGCACGCCAAATATTGCTGCGATGAATCAAGCCTATACGCAAAGCTTTACACAGCTCTCCGTGCGAGAGAAGCTAGCTTTGGCTGCTAGCTATAAGCTTAGCGGGCTAGATAGCATTAGCAAAGAGATCCGCGCCAAGCTCCCAGCGAACTTGCTTGAAGCAAGCCACTATCGTAAAAATGTCGATGACTTTGATCGCGTGTTTGGCAGCTATTATTACTATGGAAGCGCGCTAAGCAATCAGGCTTTAAGCGCGTATTTCTTATCTATCATTGATGAGAAGCCGCATTTAGCCCTGCTAAATTCCCTTGCTAAATCTCTCCAAGATGAGCGGTGGCTTGGCACGCAGGATATCGCTACAAGCTTACTAGCCCTAAGCACACTGCAAGATCCAGCCAGCCTAGAATCCAAAAAGGCGCAGGCTAAGGCAGTGCGCTTTATCCTAAATGGCAAGGAGCATAGTATCACCAAGCCTAGCACCTTCAAGCTAGGAGATGGCACAGAGAGCTTGCAAGCTCTAGATACACTCTATGTCTCTTTGGCAAGCACGGGCGTGCCTAGTGCTAGCCCGCTTGCACTCCCAGCTAGCTCGCAGAATTTGGCTCTGCAAAGGGAGTTTTTCAAAATTGATGATAATGGCGTGCGCGTAAGTATTGACCCTGCTACGCTTAAAAAGGGCGATGAGTTTTACATCGCACTAAAGCTTAGCAACCTTGGCGCAAAGCCCGTGCGCAACCTAGCTCTCACGCAAATTATCCCATCTGGCTGGGAGATCCAAAACACGCGCATTACTAATGATGATGAGCAAGGCTCAAAGGCTAGCCCAGATCGCGCCTTTATGCAGGCAAACAACCGCGCAAGCTATATGGATATAGGGCGCGATAGGGTGTCGTTTTTCTTCGATGAGTGGCTAGATTTTGGCTCTGGTGCGACCACCTACAACACGCACCAAGTCTTTATCAAATGCACCGCCACGCTTGCTGGGGAGTATATCTTAAGTCAAGCTTTGGCAGAAGCTATGTATGATAGCGAGTTTTTCGCCAAAACAAGCGCACTTGCCGTGCGTGTGAGATAG